One region of Glutamicibacter sp. B1 genomic DNA includes:
- a CDS encoding class II fumarate hydratase has product MTNSDEFRIEHDTMGEVRVPAQALYRAQTQRAVENFPISGKTLESSHIKALAQVKKAAAQANLALGVLDAERAEAISNAAQEVASGKYDDQFPIDVFQTGSGTSSNMNTNEVLAELATRALKTKGSDTEVHPNDHVNASQSSNDVFPTSVHVAATGALINDLIPALSQLATALEAKSAEFKDVVKSGRTHLMDATPVTLGQEFGGYAAQMRYGIERVEAALPRVAEVPLGGTAVGTGINTPEGFPQKVLEFLREDTGLPITEARNHFEAQANRDGLIEASAALRTIAISLIKIANDLRWMGSGPNTGLGEISIPDLQPGSSIMPGKVNPVISEATIQVAAQVIGNDTAISWAGTNGAFELNVGIPVMASNLLESIRLLTNTSTVMAEKMIDGIKANVERARFLAEASPSIVTPLNKLIGYENAAKIAKKAVAEGLTVREATVALGFVERGEVTEAQLDELLDVSTMVGKH; this is encoded by the coding sequence ATGACTAACAGTGACGAATTCCGCATTGAACATGACACCATGGGTGAAGTCCGAGTTCCAGCTCAGGCTTTGTACCGCGCTCAAACCCAGCGCGCGGTCGAGAATTTTCCAATCTCAGGAAAGACGCTAGAGTCATCACACATCAAGGCTCTGGCTCAGGTCAAAAAGGCTGCCGCACAGGCAAACCTGGCCTTGGGCGTACTGGATGCTGAACGCGCCGAAGCGATCAGCAATGCCGCTCAAGAGGTCGCCAGCGGTAAGTATGACGACCAATTCCCTATTGATGTTTTCCAAACTGGTTCGGGAACCAGTTCAAATATGAACACCAATGAGGTTCTGGCCGAACTGGCCACCCGAGCACTGAAGACGAAAGGCAGCGACACCGAGGTCCACCCCAACGACCATGTCAACGCTTCCCAGTCCTCCAACGATGTTTTTCCAACCTCGGTCCATGTGGCTGCCACCGGTGCACTGATCAACGATCTGATCCCCGCACTGTCCCAGCTAGCTACCGCGTTGGAAGCAAAGTCCGCTGAATTCAAGGATGTTGTTAAGTCCGGTCGTACGCACCTGATGGACGCCACCCCGGTCACGCTGGGCCAGGAATTTGGTGGCTACGCCGCTCAGATGCGCTACGGCATCGAGCGAGTCGAAGCAGCCCTACCTCGCGTTGCTGAAGTACCCTTAGGTGGCACTGCAGTAGGCACGGGCATCAACACCCCCGAAGGCTTCCCACAGAAGGTCTTGGAATTCCTTCGTGAAGATACCGGGCTGCCCATTACCGAAGCCCGCAATCACTTTGAAGCACAGGCCAACCGTGATGGCCTCATCGAGGCGTCAGCCGCCCTGCGCACCATCGCCATCTCGCTGATCAAGATCGCTAATGACCTGCGCTGGATGGGTTCTGGTCCAAACACCGGTCTCGGAGAAATCTCCATACCGGATCTGCAGCCAGGTTCTTCGATCATGCCAGGTAAGGTCAACCCGGTGATTTCTGAGGCCACCATTCAGGTCGCTGCCCAAGTGATTGGCAATGACACCGCGATCTCGTGGGCTGGCACCAATGGAGCCTTTGAGTTGAATGTTGGCATCCCTGTGATGGCGTCGAACCTATTGGAGTCGATCCGTCTGCTGACTAACACCAGTACCGTGATGGCCGAGAAGATGATTGATGGCATCAAGGCCAATGTTGAACGTGCCCGCTTCCTGGCTGAAGCTTCGCCATCTATCGTGACGCCGTTGAATAAGCTCATCGGCTACGAGAACGCGGCGAAGATTGCCAAGAAGGCTGTGGCCGAGGGTCTCACCGTTCGCGAAGCAACAGTTGCTCTGGGCTTCGTTGAGCGCGGTGAGGTCACCGAGGCCCAGCTTGATGAACTACTTGATGTCTCCACCATGGTGGGCAAGCACTAA
- a CDS encoding PhoH family protein: MSRTAEQDVRTYVIDTSVLLSDPKAMFHFEEHHVVIPLTVVTELEYKRKDPDLGYFARQALRLLDDLIASHGGLAQAVPVSSVGGTLRIELNNIAPEVLPVGMRSGDNDARILAVAKHLLDSGLDVALVTKDLPMRIKASAMGIHAEVYRNELITSTGWTGIQQLELDEEAMSTLYEREHLSNLPAAAEAPINTGFVITSPRGSALARKTDDTTLKLVRGDQQAFGLHGRSAEQRIALDLLMDPSVGIVSLGGNAGTGKSALALCAGMEAVLERREHRKITVFRPLYAVGGQELGYLPGSEGEKMGPWAQAVFDTLGSIVSKNAIDEVLERGMLEVLPLTHIRGRSLHDSFVIVDEAQSLERNVLLTVLSRIGQNSKVVLTHDVAQRDNLHVGRHDGIAAVVEQLKGHSLFGHVTLTRSERSAIAALVTEMLDSPTLR, encoded by the coding sequence ATGAGCCGAACTGCCGAACAGGACGTACGAACCTACGTCATTGATACCTCGGTATTGCTTTCAGATCCGAAAGCGATGTTCCACTTTGAAGAGCATCATGTGGTGATTCCACTGACCGTGGTCACCGAGCTGGAATACAAACGTAAGGATCCTGATCTCGGGTATTTTGCCCGTCAGGCACTGCGACTGTTAGATGACCTGATCGCTAGTCACGGAGGACTAGCCCAAGCCGTTCCGGTTTCATCAGTGGGTGGCACACTACGCATTGAACTGAACAACATTGCTCCTGAAGTCCTTCCAGTGGGCATGCGCTCGGGAGATAATGACGCTCGAATCCTCGCCGTCGCTAAACATTTGCTGGACTCCGGACTGGACGTCGCGCTGGTGACCAAGGATCTTCCCATGCGTATCAAGGCGTCGGCAATGGGAATCCATGCCGAGGTCTATCGCAACGAGTTGATCACCTCCACCGGCTGGACCGGAATCCAGCAGCTGGAACTTGATGAGGAAGCAATGTCAACGCTGTACGAGCGTGAACACCTCTCAAACTTGCCAGCAGCGGCCGAGGCTCCCATCAACACCGGCTTTGTGATCACCTCACCGCGCGGCAGTGCACTAGCGAGAAAAACCGATGACACGACGTTGAAGTTGGTGCGTGGAGATCAGCAAGCCTTTGGCTTGCACGGTCGTAGCGCGGAGCAGCGAATTGCCTTGGACCTTTTGATGGATCCTTCGGTAGGCATCGTTTCGCTCGGTGGCAACGCCGGTACCGGTAAGTCTGCGCTGGCCTTGTGTGCCGGTATGGAGGCGGTGCTAGAGCGCCGTGAGCACCGTAAGATCACCGTGTTCCGCCCGTTGTACGCAGTGGGTGGCCAAGAGCTTGGCTACCTGCCAGGTTCTGAAGGTGAAAAGATGGGTCCCTGGGCGCAGGCAGTTTTCGATACGTTGGGATCCATCGTGTCGAAGAACGCCATCGATGAAGTGCTTGAACGCGGAATGCTGGAAGTCTTACCATTGACCCACATTCGTGGACGCTCCCTGCATGACTCGTTTGTCATCGTTGATGAGGCTCAGTCCCTGGAACGCAATGTCCTGCTCACCGTGCTTTCGCGTATCGGTCAGAACTCCAAGGTCGTGCTCACCCACGACGTGGCCCAGCGAGATAACCTGCACGTGGGCCGCCATGACGGCATTGCCGCGGTAGTGGAGCAGCTCAAGGGCCACTCACTGTTTGGCCATGTGACGCTGACACGTTCCGAGCGTTCAGCCATCGCCGCATTGGTGACCGAAATGCTTGATTCACCGACGCTGCGCTAA
- a CDS encoding carbonic anhydrase translates to MPTESTARTLSPNEAWEKLHAGNLRFVNDDTEHPNQDSARRQSLLNGQEPYAVIFGCSDSRLAAEIIFDAGLGDMFVVRTAGHVIDPASLGSLEFAVDKLNVPLIVILGHNNCGAITSAITVKETGEMPKGFVRDLVEHITPSVLAAERKGITDINGTGVEHVKQTTDRLVDLSTIIAQAIEEGRTAVAGVTYHLHDGRAQLVSSLGLD, encoded by the coding sequence ATGCCAACTGAATCAACCGCCCGGACCCTCTCGCCAAACGAGGCCTGGGAAAAGCTCCACGCTGGAAATCTCCGTTTCGTCAACGACGATACTGAACACCCTAACCAGGACAGCGCCCGACGCCAGTCACTGCTTAACGGCCAAGAACCTTATGCAGTGATTTTCGGTTGCTCCGATTCGCGCCTCGCTGCCGAAATCATCTTCGATGCCGGACTGGGCGACATGTTTGTCGTACGTACAGCAGGGCACGTCATCGATCCCGCCAGCTTGGGTTCACTGGAGTTCGCCGTTGACAAACTCAACGTTCCATTGATCGTGATCTTGGGCCACAACAACTGTGGTGCCATCACTAGTGCCATCACGGTTAAAGAAACCGGCGAAATGCCCAAGGGATTCGTCCGCGACCTAGTCGAGCACATCACCCCATCGGTACTCGCGGCCGAGCGTAAGGGAATCACCGATATTAACGGCACCGGGGTAGAGCACGTCAAGCAGACCACGGACCGCCTCGTTGATCTGTCCACCATCATTGCGCAGGCTATCGAAGAGGGACGCACCGCGGTTGCTGGCGTGACCTATCACCTTCACGATGGTCGGGCACAGCTGGTTTCAAGCTTGGGGCTGGACTAA
- a CDS encoding thioredoxin domain-containing protein yields MAQRLAGAASQYLRQHAHQLVDWFPYGDEAFEQARLRDVPVMLSIGYAACHWCHVMSHESFDDPQIAQMLNENFVAIKVDREEQPLVDDTYMMATQALTGTGGWPMTIFTLPDGRTIHAGTYYPKEPRGRTPGFSQVLQAVHEAWETRRAGLEEQAKMLADHMAELGGRQSALLTLDSTQPAHTALAAATKHWIASTKDEGGLTPAPKFPPTWALETLWHSVFTLPNTAQDAFDALATTVEAMFLGGLHDHIDGGFARYCVDEHWAVPHFEKMLYDNAGLLSLAARSSVLASEIASHPERESAQRAQQLADLSSRSARGIISFLREELLVETGTQQAFAASLDADSTRDGVQVEGAYYSYNRDDIAQAMGSLTAKMPEGLLRFAPIAEDPECYCFSLARMPDPQEQVVVDELLANLRKQRSSRIRPTRDEKVIAGWNGLAIEALCDAAMLLDEPSALELATSVATSLWDSHWDETKNRLGRVSFAGQPATGNEGTLQDYAALAVAFLSLKQATGETIWEQRASLLLERAKDFIDPVTGAPRDAVEVDARISAQRSDVAAVSVLDDALPAAGALYAKALAMRAMAGMAEGNYGESHAQELETARKLSSHAVALASEAATQVATALEVQVMISSAVHYLSLSSWDSSEAQRVRKLGWALGMNVKYSPELSGDAETLKIQPCREELCQMPVKGIENLLELLQKNDISSGE; encoded by the coding sequence GTGGCTCAACGACTTGCTGGCGCTGCCAGCCAATACCTCAGACAACATGCGCATCAACTAGTCGACTGGTTCCCCTATGGGGACGAGGCCTTTGAACAGGCTCGGCTGCGGGATGTTCCGGTGATGCTATCCATCGGATATGCCGCCTGCCACTGGTGCCATGTCATGAGCCACGAGTCATTTGACGATCCGCAGATCGCGCAGATGCTCAATGAGAATTTTGTGGCCATCAAAGTGGACCGCGAAGAACAACCCTTGGTGGATGACACCTACATGATGGCCACCCAAGCCTTGACCGGTACCGGTGGGTGGCCCATGACCATCTTTACCTTGCCTGATGGGCGCACCATCCACGCGGGAACGTACTACCCTAAAGAACCTCGGGGACGCACCCCAGGATTTAGCCAAGTGCTGCAAGCAGTCCACGAAGCGTGGGAAACGCGACGCGCAGGCCTTGAAGAGCAGGCAAAAATGCTTGCTGACCATATGGCAGAACTTGGTGGTAGGCAAAGCGCTCTGCTCACCTTGGACTCCACACAACCGGCACACACGGCGCTAGCCGCGGCCACCAAGCATTGGATCGCTAGTACCAAAGACGAGGGCGGACTGACCCCCGCTCCGAAATTCCCTCCCACATGGGCGCTGGAGACACTCTGGCACTCGGTGTTCACCCTCCCAAACACGGCCCAGGACGCCTTCGACGCCCTGGCAACTACCGTGGAAGCCATGTTCCTCGGCGGGTTGCATGACCACATCGATGGTGGTTTCGCGCGGTACTGCGTTGACGAACACTGGGCGGTACCGCATTTCGAAAAGATGCTCTATGACAACGCTGGGCTACTTTCCTTGGCAGCGCGCAGCAGTGTCTTAGCCAGTGAAATTGCCAGCCACCCTGAAAGGGAATCGGCGCAGCGTGCTCAGCAACTGGCGGATCTAAGTTCACGCAGCGCCCGTGGCATCATCAGCTTCCTGCGTGAAGAACTATTGGTTGAAACTGGCACCCAGCAAGCTTTTGCTGCGTCCCTCGACGCAGATTCAACTCGAGACGGCGTGCAGGTTGAAGGTGCCTACTACAGCTATAACCGTGATGACATCGCTCAAGCTATGGGCTCACTCACGGCCAAGATGCCCGAAGGGTTGCTCCGTTTCGCACCGATTGCCGAAGACCCGGAATGCTACTGCTTCTCCCTGGCCCGGATGCCAGATCCACAGGAACAAGTGGTGGTTGATGAATTGCTGGCGAACCTGCGCAAGCAGCGCAGTTCACGCATCCGTCCAACCCGTGATGAAAAGGTCATCGCCGGGTGGAATGGATTAGCAATCGAAGCACTGTGTGATGCAGCGATGTTGTTGGACGAACCAAGTGCACTGGAACTAGCAACAAGCGTGGCGACTTCTTTGTGGGACAGCCATTGGGATGAAACCAAGAACCGCCTGGGGCGGGTGAGTTTTGCCGGCCAGCCGGCCACCGGTAATGAAGGCACATTGCAGGATTATGCTGCTTTGGCCGTAGCTTTCTTGTCCTTGAAGCAAGCCACCGGTGAGACGATCTGGGAACAACGCGCGAGCTTATTGCTTGAACGAGCCAAAGATTTCATCGATCCAGTTACGGGAGCGCCGCGAGATGCGGTTGAAGTTGATGCGCGGATTTCTGCCCAGCGCAGTGATGTGGCGGCGGTCAGCGTGCTCGACGATGCCCTGCCGGCGGCTGGGGCACTGTACGCCAAGGCCTTAGCCATGCGTGCGATGGCGGGCATGGCTGAAGGTAATTACGGTGAGTCTCATGCTCAAGAGCTCGAAACTGCGCGAAAGCTTTCGTCCCATGCGGTGGCGCTAGCTTCCGAAGCTGCGACTCAGGTGGCCACAGCCTTGGAAGTGCAGGTCATGATTTCCTCTGCGGTGCATTATCTATCATTGAGTTCTTGGGATTCCTCCGAAGCTCAACGTGTTCGCAAACTCGGCTGGGCGCTGGGAATGAACGTTAAGTATTCGCCGGAGTTATCTGGCGACGCAGAGACGCTAAAAATTCAGCCATGCCGCGAAGAACTGTGCCAGATGCCCGTTAAAGGTATCGAGAACTTACTGGAGCTACTTCAGAAAAATGACATCTCAAGCGGAGAATGA
- a CDS encoding TetR/AcrR family transcriptional regulator yields the protein MQKTRTSITRHSRDLTAEFGFSGFTIEQVCERVGISRRTFFNYFPSKVDAVFGHDSDAMPEGFIERFMEARPKGITGVSPTLLADLVEMSVERLNFDEAEIVSIHGFFTIAHREPELLQHMIQSGPKKEAEFRELIASREGIDPQDPLLSSLLHLLKHTTHQAIEAYVAGSGQRPLAEEFLELMGRMQSIMGQPLRRNNND from the coding sequence ATGCAAAAAACTCGAACCTCCATCACGCGCCATAGCCGTGATCTCACAGCGGAGTTCGGCTTTAGCGGATTCACCATTGAGCAGGTCTGCGAACGAGTGGGCATTTCACGCCGCACATTCTTCAACTACTTCCCCAGCAAGGTCGATGCCGTCTTTGGTCATGACTCCGATGCCATGCCAGAAGGCTTCATCGAACGCTTCATGGAAGCTCGACCGAAAGGCATCACCGGAGTTTCTCCAACCCTGCTGGCTGATTTAGTGGAGATGTCCGTCGAGCGACTGAACTTTGATGAGGCAGAAATCGTGAGCATTCACGGGTTCTTCACCATCGCTCATCGTGAGCCAGAACTGCTACAACACATGATCCAGTCTGGGCCTAAAAAAGAAGCAGAGTTTCGTGAGCTCATCGCCTCGCGAGAGGGAATCGATCCACAAGATCCGCTGCTCTCAAGTCTTTTGCACCTCCTGAAACACACCACCCACCAAGCCATCGAAGCTTATGTCGCAGGTTCCGGTCAGCGTCCGCTGGCTGAGGAGTTCTTGGAGCTCATGGGGCGGATGCAGAGCATCATGGGCCAGCCACTTCGCCGCAACAACAACGACTAA
- a CDS encoding NUDIX hydrolase, with the protein MATPEFISNLRTHIGHEMLWLSGVKVVVFQGDQVLLVRRADNGLWTLPAGIIDPGEEPSHTAQREVLEETGVKCEVTDLIGVGVTAPTVYPNGDHAQYLDVVFKARHLSGQATINDDENLEVGYFDLQDRPQLPPLHERALSWALDPRPGGYFA; encoded by the coding sequence ATGGCAACTCCCGAATTCATCAGTAACCTTCGCACGCATATAGGTCATGAGATGCTCTGGCTTTCAGGGGTGAAAGTCGTCGTGTTCCAAGGCGATCAAGTGTTGTTGGTACGCCGAGCTGATAACGGTCTATGGACATTGCCAGCTGGCATCATTGATCCGGGAGAAGAACCCTCGCACACCGCCCAGCGTGAAGTCCTTGAAGAGACCGGGGTGAAGTGCGAGGTGACGGACCTGATTGGAGTAGGAGTGACAGCCCCAACTGTCTACCCCAATGGAGATCACGCTCAATATCTTGATGTCGTCTTCAAAGCCCGCCACCTCTCTGGCCAAGCGACAATCAACGACGACGAAAACTTGGAAGTGGGCTACTTCGATTTGCAGGATCGTCCGCAGCTTCCACCGCTTCATGAGCGTGCGTTGTCCTGGGCTCTTGATCCTCGTCCAGGCGGCTACTTCGCCTAG
- a CDS encoding GNAT family N-acetyltransferase, with translation MMNQIRLQEPSADLHDSFMQCTAEWNGVDQDGASMFFAEKYGWDLANPRDFGLWVQLLKDLANPDFAPLPGFVSQSTLWVVENEQYLGAVSLRHELGNDYLKEVGGHIGYGIRPSARRRGLAKLALAGALEQARDLGLPRVLITCNDSNIGSARTIESCAGVLEGIRPHNEVGPLFGVQGDVRRYWITLK, from the coding sequence ATGATGAATCAGATACGCCTCCAAGAACCATCCGCTGACCTGCATGATTCATTTATGCAATGCACAGCCGAATGGAACGGTGTAGACCAAGACGGTGCCTCGATGTTCTTCGCCGAGAAATACGGCTGGGACCTGGCCAACCCCAGAGACTTTGGCTTGTGGGTGCAACTGCTCAAAGATTTAGCCAATCCAGATTTCGCACCCCTGCCGGGATTCGTTTCACAGAGCACCCTGTGGGTCGTGGAAAACGAGCAGTACTTAGGCGCAGTGAGTTTGCGACATGAACTAGGCAACGACTATCTCAAGGAAGTCGGCGGCCATATTGGCTACGGCATCCGGCCAAGTGCCAGGCGCAGGGGCCTAGCCAAGCTGGCGCTCGCCGGAGCGTTAGAGCAGGCACGTGACCTTGGCTTGCCACGAGTTCTGATTACCTGCAATGACTCCAACATTGGATCGGCGCGCACCATTGAATCCTGCGCAGGAGTACTTGAAGGCATTAGGCCCCATAACGAGGTTGGCCCGCTCTTTGGTGTGCAAGGCGATGTGCGTCGTTATTGGATCACGCTGAAGTGA
- a CDS encoding A24 family peptidase, with protein sequence MSEIWSVAQSGPVEGVVVALQLLCFIVFGFLLSKEDISSHRLPNRLVGYWFLASVVLILSLGASHFGLPGILQGFLGMLFLGGGYLLMSLISAGAMGIGDVKLAGVLGLNLGIYSLSALFLATLLTFVAATLWVIGGVIVRKLTLKSAVPFGPFMILGAFAVLLVAR encoded by the coding sequence ATGTCAGAGATTTGGAGCGTTGCCCAGAGTGGGCCGGTTGAAGGCGTCGTCGTGGCGCTCCAATTGCTCTGCTTTATTGTCTTTGGATTTTTGTTGTCCAAGGAAGATATTTCTAGCCATCGTTTGCCGAATCGACTCGTAGGCTATTGGTTCCTCGCCAGCGTGGTTCTGATTTTAAGTTTGGGCGCTAGCCACTTTGGCCTTCCGGGGATTCTGCAAGGATTCTTAGGCATGCTGTTCCTCGGCGGCGGGTACCTGTTGATGAGTCTGATCAGTGCCGGAGCTATGGGAATAGGTGATGTAAAGCTGGCCGGAGTCCTCGGCTTGAATCTAGGAATCTATTCCTTATCCGCACTCTTCCTGGCCACGTTGCTAACTTTTGTCGCGGCGACGCTCTGGGTGATTGGGGGAGTGATTGTGCGTAAATTGACCCTCAAATCGGCGGTACCGTTCGGGCCGTTCATGATCCTTGGAGCATTTGCGGTGCTGCTTGTGGCACGATGA
- a CDS encoding isoprenyl transferase translates to MQLPNLAYRYYERRLAKSLPADKLPHHIGVMVDGNRRWAKLAGSPTMAGHQAGADKILDFLDWCEDLNIKMVTLYMLSTDNLNREASELRDLLEVIGGTLDRLGETNRVKVQQVGAKDLLPEELAQKLATLEAVTKNRTGVHVNVAIGYGGRREILDAFKALLGQAAQDGRTIEELAQNLSTDDIESALYTKGQPDPDLVIRTSGEQRLSGFLTWQSAYSEFYFCEALWPDFRRVDFLRALRDFADRQRRFGA, encoded by the coding sequence GTGCAGCTTCCCAACCTCGCGTACCGTTACTACGAACGGCGCTTGGCGAAGTCACTTCCTGCCGATAAGCTTCCGCACCATATCGGAGTGATGGTTGATGGTAATCGTCGCTGGGCCAAACTTGCTGGCTCTCCAACCATGGCCGGACATCAAGCCGGGGCAGACAAGATTCTCGACTTCTTGGACTGGTGTGAAGACCTGAACATCAAGATGGTCACGCTCTATATGCTCTCCACCGATAACCTCAACCGTGAGGCCAGCGAGCTGCGCGATCTTTTAGAAGTCATCGGCGGAACTCTAGACCGCTTGGGCGAAACCAACCGGGTGAAGGTCCAACAGGTTGGCGCCAAGGATCTGCTCCCAGAGGAGCTAGCTCAGAAATTAGCAACCTTGGAAGCCGTGACCAAGAACCGTACCGGTGTGCACGTCAACGTGGCCATTGGTTATGGTGGTCGCCGGGAAATTCTGGATGCTTTTAAAGCTCTTTTGGGACAGGCGGCTCAGGATGGGCGAACCATCGAAGAGCTCGCGCAGAATCTTTCCACCGATGACATTGAATCGGCGCTGTACACCAAAGGACAGCCTGACCCCGACTTGGTCATCCGTACCAGCGGTGAGCAGCGCCTGAGCGGGTTCTTGACCTGGCAGAGTGCCTATTCGGAGTTTTATTTCTGCGAAGCGCTATGGCCTGACTTCCGCCGCGTAGATTTTTTACGTGCCTTGCGTGACTTCGCGGATCGTCAACGCCGGTTTGGTGCCTAG
- a CDS encoding MDR family MFS transporter: protein MTTTSSRKTPGDAPLVLTQRRIWIIFSALIAGMLLSSLDQTIVSTAMPTIVGKLGGVEHQAWITTAYLLATTIVMPIYGKFGDVLGRRNLFMIAIALFTLASLGAAFSTTFWMFVVFRAIQGLGGGGLMILSQAIIADIVPASERGKYMGPLGGIFGLSAVAGPLLGGFFVDHLTWEWAFYINIPVGIAAFAIAWFALTLPNKKAEKKIDILGVLLLSIATTCLIFFTDFGGSSAHGWSAMETWAWGAGLIIAASLFVLVEAKAEDPIIPLSLFKNKVFINATAIGFTLGIGMFSAIAFVPTFLQMSSGTSAAVSGLLMVPMMVGMMGTSIYSGIAISKSGRYKGYPIAGTIVTIAAMLAFTTLTAQTPLWLICVYLFVLGAGMGLIMQVVVLVVQNAVGPEMVGTATSTNNYFREVGASLGVAIFGALFTNRLSEKLLEVFSSAGASAADAGQATSTLDPQTLSSLPDALRDGIVDAYASSLAPVFWYLIPFLVVAFALALLLKQVPLSDTAGMVARGEAIGGEEAIAFEEAQRSGQADTADIADTAMESEGNLLVAERTREDGDLPETK from the coding sequence ATGACTACCACCAGCTCCCGGAAAACCCCGGGTGATGCGCCACTGGTACTAACCCAGCGGCGCATCTGGATTATCTTTTCCGCACTGATCGCGGGCATGCTCCTGTCATCCCTGGATCAGACCATCGTCTCTACCGCGATGCCAACCATCGTTGGCAAGCTTGGTGGCGTTGAGCACCAGGCTTGGATCACCACGGCGTACCTCTTGGCCACGACCATTGTGATGCCAATTTACGGCAAGTTCGGTGACGTTCTCGGACGTCGAAACCTGTTCATGATCGCCATTGCCTTATTCACCTTGGCTTCCCTCGGTGCGGCGTTCTCCACCACGTTCTGGATGTTTGTGGTTTTCCGTGCCATCCAGGGTCTAGGTGGCGGTGGTCTGATGATTCTCTCGCAGGCCATCATCGCTGATATCGTCCCAGCTTCCGAGCGCGGTAAGTACATGGGTCCACTGGGCGGCATCTTCGGTTTGTCGGCCGTCGCCGGTCCACTGCTCGGTGGCTTCTTCGTTGACCACCTGACTTGGGAATGGGCTTTCTACATCAACATCCCAGTGGGTATCGCAGCGTTTGCCATTGCCTGGTTCGCTCTGACCCTGCCTAACAAGAAGGCAGAAAAGAAGATCGACATCCTCGGCGTGCTCTTGCTGTCGATTGCCACGACCTGCCTGATTTTCTTCACCGACTTCGGCGGCTCGTCGGCTCACGGTTGGTCAGCTATGGAAACCTGGGCATGGGGCGCAGGTCTGATCATTGCAGCATCGCTCTTTGTCCTGGTTGAGGCTAAGGCCGAAGACCCAATCATTCCGTTGAGCCTGTTCAAGAACAAGGTCTTCATCAACGCCACCGCCATCGGTTTCACCCTTGGTATCGGCATGTTCTCGGCCATCGCTTTCGTGCCAACCTTCTTGCAGATGTCTTCGGGCACCTCGGCGGCCGTTTCTGGCCTGCTGATGGTTCCCATGATGGTCGGCATGATGGGTACTTCCATCTACTCCGGTATCGCGATCTCCAAGTCCGGACGCTATAAGGGCTACCCGATCGCCGGAACCATCGTCACCATCGCAGCCATGCTGGCATTCACTACCCTGACCGCACAGACCCCACTATGGCTCATCTGCGTATACCTGTTCGTCCTCGGCGCAGGCATGGGCTTGATCATGCAGGTCGTTGTCTTGGTCGTTCAGAATGCTGTCGGCCCAGAGATGGTCGGTACGGCGACCTCCACCAACAACTACTTCCGTGAAGTAGGCGCTTCCCTGGGTGTAGCCATCTTCGGTGCCTTGTTCACCAACCGTCTCTCCGAGAAGCTCCTTGAGGTCTTCTCCAGTGCGGGAGCCAGCGCAGCTGATGCTGGTCAGGCGACCTCTACCTTGGATCCGCAGACCCTGTCTTCACTGCCAGACGCCTTGCGTGATGGCATCGTGGATGCCTATGCCAGCTCCTTGGCACCAGTCTTCTGGTACCTGATTCCGTTCTTGGTTGTGGCGTTTGCTTTGGCACTGCTCCTCAAGCAGGTACCTCTGTCGGATACCGCAGGCATGGTGGCTCGTGGCGAAGCTATCGGCGGCGAAGAAGCTATCGCCTTCGAGGAAGCCCAGCGCTCGGGACAGGCTGACACTGCAGATATTGCCGATACCGCAATGGAGTCTGAAGGTAATCTCCTAGTTGCCGAACGAACTAGAGAAGACGGCGACCTACCGGAAACGAAATAA